From the genome of Carassius gibelio isolate Cgi1373 ecotype wild population from Czech Republic chromosome A16, carGib1.2-hapl.c, whole genome shotgun sequence, one region includes:
- the LOC128030894 gene encoding trophoblast glycoprotein-like translates to MSDVVLLHLLQLQRKQKNMCNLILCVLLFLTCPCSTISSCPAQCLCDATVVNCVSQNLRSIPQPLPENITVLNISGNDIRKLNNESFPRPLEHLTHLYVSGSQVEELDSMVFKNLPSLRLLDLSNNRISQFSVEALPQDNKIEVLNLSKSLRNHSYIGEFADLFNHSLPKVSHLDLSSNDLVLLPEGIFTGLLDLTVLDLRNNSIVTFSNNTFLNQALKELDLRDNALKVLPNVTLEKLSSFPDLRVRLAGNPWRCDCNIEEMLIWLAKHEFVVDILNLTCSDPAELKNVPLSHLEQSQLSCWSNAGDAMNRALEPSYVFLGMVLALIGVIFLLVLYLNRKGIKKWIYNIRDACRDHMEGYHYRYEINSDPQLANLSLNSDV, encoded by the coding sequence ATGTCCGATGTTGTATTACTGCATTTGCTTCAACTTCAGAGAAAACAAAAGAACATGTGTAACCTGATTCTCTGTGTTTTACTCTTCCTGACGTGTCCCTGCTCGACAATTTCTTCATGTCCTGCCCAGTGTTTGTGCGATGCCACGGTGGTGAACTGTGTCAGCCAAAACTTGAGATCCATCCCACAGCCCCTTCCAGAAAACATCACCGTGCTTAACATTAGTGGGAACGATATAAGGAAACTGAACAATGAATCTTTCCCCAGGCCGCTGGAACATTTAACACACCTTTATGTGTCTGGAAGCCAAGTGGAGGAATTAGACTCCATGGTGTTTAAAAACTTGCCAAGTCTGCGTTTACTTGACCTCAGCAACAACAGGATTTCACAGTTCAGCGTTGAGGCTTTACCTCAAGACAACAAGATTGAGGTTCTAAACCTCAGCAAATCCTTACGCAATCACTCCTACATCGGCGAGTTTGCAGATCTTTTCAATCACAGCCTGCCCAAAGTTTCTCATCTCGATTTATCCAGTAATGACCTGGTGCTCCTTCCAGAAGGCATATTCACAGGTTTGTTGGACCTCACTGTTTTGGATTTGAGGAACAACTCCATTGTTACATTcagtaataatacatttttgaatcaGGCACTTAAAGAGTTGGACTTACGAGACAATGCATTGAAAGTCCTGCCCAACGTGACCCTAGAGAAGCTCAGTTCGTTCCCTGATTTGCGAGTCAGACTCGCAGGAAACCCCTGGCGCTGTGATTGCAATATTGAGGAAATGTTGATTTGGTTGGCCAAACATGAGTTTGTGGTAGACATATTAAACCTAACCTGTTCTGACCCGGCAGAACTAAAAAATGTCCCACTTTCACACCTGGAACAATCACAGCTCTCGTGCTGGAGTAACGCAGGAGATGCGATGAACCGTGCGCTGGAGCCCTCCTATGTGTTCTTGGGGATGGTTCTTGCCCTCATTGGGGTCATCTTCCTTCTGGTCCTTTACCTTAACAGGAAAGGGATCAAGAAATGGATCTACAATATCCGTGACGCGTGCAGAGATCATATGGAGGGATACCATTACAGATATGAGATCAACTCTGACCCACAGCTGGCCAACCTCAGCCTCAACTCCGATGTGTGA